One Hemibagrus wyckioides isolate EC202008001 linkage group LG09, SWU_Hwy_1.0, whole genome shotgun sequence DNA segment encodes these proteins:
- the LOC131359380 gene encoding dr1-associated corepressor isoform X3 — MPGQKRKYNVRFPPGRIKKIMQKDTEVGRMATAVPVIISKALEMFLISLLTKTSLITQSKNSRVMSINHMKQCIESEKLFDFLRELADQASGSAPAKESKAKGKCLGHRSLSLSSAWRHSHLDNSR; from the exons ATGCCtggacagaaaagaaaatacaacgTTCGTTTTCCACCC GGTCGCATTAAGAAAATCATGCAGAAAGACACGGAGGTGGGCAGAATGGCCACTGCTGTTCCGGTCATTATAT CTAAAGCTCTGGAAATGTTCTTGATCTCACTGCTCACCAAGACCAGCTTAATCACTCAGTCCAAGAACAGCAGAGTCATGTCCATCAACCACAT GAAACAGTGCATTGAGTCTGAGAAGCTGTTCGACTTCCTGAGGGAGCTTGCAGATCAGGCCTCTGGCTCGGCACCCGCTAAAGAGAGCAAAGCCAAGGGGAAGTGTTTGGGGCACAG GAGTCTGAGCTTGTCATCTGCTTGGAGACACAGTCACCTTGATAACAGCCGCTGA
- the LOC131359380 gene encoding dr1-associated corepressor isoform X1 has translation MPGQKRKYNVRFPPGRIKKIMQKDTEVGRMATAVPVIISKALEMFLISLLTKTSLITQSKNSRVMSINHMKQCIESEKLFDFLRELADQASGSAPAKESKAKGKCLGHRKKWHNMSIKTKSPEKEELPKRHNTEPSDSSSESELVICLETQSP, from the exons ATGCCtggacagaaaagaaaatacaacgTTCGTTTTCCACCC GGTCGCATTAAGAAAATCATGCAGAAAGACACGGAGGTGGGCAGAATGGCCACTGCTGTTCCGGTCATTATAT CTAAAGCTCTGGAAATGTTCTTGATCTCACTGCTCACCAAGACCAGCTTAATCACTCAGTCCAAGAACAGCAGAGTCATGTCCATCAACCACAT GAAACAGTGCATTGAGTCTGAGAAGCTGTTCGACTTCCTGAGGGAGCTTGCAGATCAGGCCTCTGGCTCGGCACCCGCTAAAGAGAGCAAAGCCAAGGGGAAGTGTTTGGGGCACAG AAAGAAGTGGCACAACATGTCCATCAAAACCAAATCACCAGAGAAGGAGGAGCTGCCCAAGAGGCATAATACTGAGCCTTCAGACTCCTCTAGT GAGTCTGAGCTTGTCATCTGCTTGGAGACACAGTCACCTTGA
- the LOC131359380 gene encoding dr1-associated corepressor isoform X2, with translation MPGQKRKYNVRFPPGRIKKIMQKDTEVGRMATAVPVIISKALEMFLISLLTKTSLITQSKNSRVMSINHMKQCIESEKLFDFLRELADQASGSAPAKESKAKGKCLGHRSGTTCPSKPNHQRRRSCPRGIILSLQTPLV, from the exons ATGCCtggacagaaaagaaaatacaacgTTCGTTTTCCACCC GGTCGCATTAAGAAAATCATGCAGAAAGACACGGAGGTGGGCAGAATGGCCACTGCTGTTCCGGTCATTATAT CTAAAGCTCTGGAAATGTTCTTGATCTCACTGCTCACCAAGACCAGCTTAATCACTCAGTCCAAGAACAGCAGAGTCATGTCCATCAACCACAT GAAACAGTGCATTGAGTCTGAGAAGCTGTTCGACTTCCTGAGGGAGCTTGCAGATCAGGCCTCTGGCTCGGCACCCGCTAAAGAGAGCAAAGCCAAGGGGAAGTGTTTGGGGCACAG AAGTGGCACAACATGTCCATCAAAACCAAATCACCAGAGAAGGAGGAGCTGCCCAAGAGGCATAATACTGAGCCTTCAGACTCCTCTAGTgtag